The DNA window GCTCGACAATATGATCGACGTACTGGGCGCCACGGCGGGTGTCATCGTGCAGAACGCCAGCGTCGGCGCCGACAGCCCCGACTTCATGGCACGCGGCTCCATCATCAATAACTTCCAGATCGACGGAGTGCCCACGTCTTCCCTGCTGAGCAATGACCTGCACAGCACCGCCATCTATGACCGCGTCGAGGTCGTACGGGGCGCGACCGGCATGATGAGCGGGCTGGGTACGCCATCGGCGACGGTCAACCTGATTCGCAAGCGCCCCACCTACGACCCGCAGGTCGGCTTCACCGCCGAAGCGGGCAACTGGGAACGCTATGGAAGTGGCATGGATGTGTCCGGCCCCCTCAACGAAAGCGGCAACATTCGGGGCCGCCTGGTCGTCGACTACAAGCATCAGCATGCGTGGGTCGATCGTTACGAGCAGGAGTCTTTCGTTCTGTACGGCATCAGCGAAATCGACCTGAGCGACACCACCCTGCTGACCCTGGGCTTCAGCCACCTGACGCGGGACAGCAACTCGCAGTTCAGGGCTACGCCGTTGTTCTTCAGTAACGGACAAAAAGTCGGCTTTGGCGCATCCGACTATAAATGGCCGAAGTGGAACCATTACGACCAGGAACTGAACAACGCCTTCGTCTCTCTCGAACAGCAGCTTGGCTCAAGCTGGAGTGGAAAGGTCGAGCTCAACTACACCCAGAATGAATACGATGCACTCCTCACGAATATCAGGGGCTCGATCGACCAGGCAACCGGCACCGGGGCAACCCTCTGGCCGGGCCGCTGGATAAGCAATTCAGAGCAACTCAGCCTGGATGCCTACGCCACGGGGGCGTTCTCTCTGTTCGGGCGAGAGCATGAACTGATCAGCGGCGTCACACTGTCCGACCTGTGGGCCAAAGGCCCCGCATATGGCCTGTCTCCCAGCTACGACAGGAATATTCCCAACTTCCTCGATATTGGCGCCATGCCCAAGCCCGACTTCATCGACTACGGGAACAACGTGCGCAATGAATTCCAGTACAGCGCCTTTGCGAGCTCCCGCTTCCAACTGACCGACAGTACCGACCTCCTGCTCGGCGGCCGCGTCATCGACTGGCGGCGCATCATGGAATATCCGGGGGCCGCCGACGTCCGCAGCCGGGAAAGCGGGGTATTCATTCCCTATGTGGGCATCGTGCAGACCCTGGACGACACCTGGTCGCTCTATGCCAGTTACACCAAGATCTTCCAGCCGCAGGAGGACTACGTCATCGAATACAACGGCACACCGCTGGAGCCTGAGGAAGGCACCAGCTACGAGGCCGGTATCAAGGCCAGTTTCAAGGATGGCCGCCTGACGTCCAGCCTGTCCGTGTTCAAGAACGAACAGGAAAACCTGGCTATCTGGAATAACGACACACTCATATACGACGTTTCGGACGCCGCCACGACCAAGGGGGTGGAACTGGAGCTCAACGGTGAACTGGCCGAAGGCTGGCAACTCACCAGCGGCTATTCCTATAGCGTGACCACTGACAAGGACAACAACCGCATCCTCTCGCGCCTGCCCCGACATAACCTGAAGACGTTCACGACCTACCGTTTGCCTGGCGCACTGAGCAAGCTCACCGTAGGCGGGGGGGTGAACTGGCAAAGCCGGATTGGCGAGGATCAGTACTGGCAAGAGAGTTATGCGCTGGTCAATCTGATGGCGCGCTACGCGATCACGGACAACCTGTCCGGCTCAGTCAACCTGAATAACGTGTTCGACAAGGAGTACTACTCGTACGTATACGCCTACGGACTTCATGGGGCTCCACGCAACTTCATGTTCTCCCTGAAGTACAGCTATTGACCTGACCGCCCATCCCGATAGAGCGGGTGATACCCGGCGTCTCGCATGCTGCCGGGTGTCACTGGTCAAGGTTGCTTGTCGCCTGCAACCTCAGTCATTGCGCTGATAGATGATCTTGCGCGTACCGCCATCGCAGCTACCGACCACCATCCCCTGGTCGCCGACGTCGGCGTTGTCGACGATCTCGAGGGTGTAGCTGGGGACGCCATTGGCCTGGATCTTCGCTTCGATCTCCGCCTTGAGTTCCTCGCAGGGCTTGGGGGCGGCGAAAGCGGACGTGGTGGCCAGGGTCAGTAGCAGGGTGCAGGTCCAGCGTGTCATGGTCGTTCTCCTTGCAAATCCGTTGCGAGCAGTTCCCGTAACCGCCCGTTCCTCTGTTCGAGTGGCATTGCCGCCAGGGATTCCACCCGTTGGTGAAATTCCCGCCAATCGCCCCGGGACTGCTCGAATATTCGGGCGAATGCCGCCACCCAGCGGTCGTACAGGCCGAAGGGCAGCAGCGTGGCATTGTTCAGCGGCTGCTGGAACCAGCGGTCGAGCCCCGGCAAAGGCTGCTCCTGATGCTCGCGCAGATGTCGGTAGGCCGTGCGCAGGCGGTCGAACTCGGTCTGTTTCAGTTGGCGCATGCGGGTTTCGTCATGGGGCTGGGCGTAGAGCCTGCGCAGGCGCTCCCGGCTGTCCAGCAGCAACTCGATCACCTGGCGGGAGGCCTCGCGGGCGGCCTGGTCGTGTTCCGGTAATCCCTGCTGCTGCCGCCACTCATGCAGCCCCTGCTGTTCGACGAAGCTGGCATAGGACTCGTTGAAGGTGGTGTCGTCACGGACATACAGGCGCTGGTGCGCCAACTCGTGGAAGATCAACCCGGCCAGTTGCTCGTCGTTGCGCCGCAACATGGTGTTGAGCAGCGGGTCGTCGAACCAACCCAGCGTCGAATAGGCCTCGACCCCGGCCACATGGGTATCGAAGCCCTGCTGCCGCAACATGGCGGCACGACCCCGCGCAGCGCCCTGGCGGTAGTAACCCTGGTAGGCGACGCATCCGGCGATCGGAAAGCAGCGCGTCAGCGGCTCCACCGAGAACTCCGGGGTGGCGAACAGGTTCCACACCACATAAGGGCGACCAAGGTCGGCGTACTGGCGGTAGCTGCCGTTGTCCGGCAGCGCCAGCCGCTCGCTGGCGAAGCGGCGCGCCTCTTGTGCATTGGCCAGGCGCTCACGCAATGCCGGGGCGGTGCCTGGGTCGTCCACCAGCGTGGCGACCGGCTGGCGCTGGCGCAGCAGTTCGAGCTGCCCCGTGGCCAACTGGCCGTAATAACTGGAGCAGCCGGCCAGCAGAATGAACAGCGACGGCAGGCAGAAGCGTGTCAGGCGCATGAGCGGATATGGCGGATATGGCATTGTGTGGTTCCGACGAAAAACGCCCTGCGAGGGTAAACCATGTTGCGCGCCTTGCTCGCCTGCCTGCTGCTGACCGGTTGTGCCAGCCCCCTGCCCGAGGCCGACCCCGGCATGGCCTGGGTCGATCTGCGCGGCCAGGTCACGGATATCTTCATGGCCGACCGGCTGGACGGCGTGCGCACGGCCGATGGCCGCTACTTCCAGGTCACACCGGGCGCCCACCGCCTGGAAGCGCGCTACGATTTCGAGGTCAGCGGCGGCGGTGGCACGAGCCTGTTCGGCGACAGCCAGTACCTGCGCTGCACGCTACTGGTACGCTACGACGCATTCCAGGCTGGCCGGCGCTATGTCTTCGAAGCCCGCTCCCTAGGCTTCCAGCCCCAGGGCTGGTTGCGTGACGAACAGGGCAAGGAGCTGGCAAAAGCCGAGGCCACCCGCTGTATCTAGCGATACACGCACCATCTTCCGAGGAGGAGAGCATGAGCAATCTTGAGCAGGTCCGTTTTTCCGCGCTGGAGCTGGCGCCCGTGCGCGATGACGGCAACGCGCGCCAGGCCCTGTACAACGCCCTGGCCCTGGCGCGGCATGTCGAGTCCCTCGGGTTCGAGCGCCTGTGGGTGGCAGAGCACCACAACATGGATGGCATCGCCAGTTCCGCCACCGCCGTGCTGATCGGCTACCTGGCTGCCGGCACCGAGCGCATCCGCCTCGGCTCGGGCGGGATCATGTTGCCCAACCATGCGCCACTGGTGATCGCCGAACAGTTCGGCACCCTGGAAGCGCTGTATCCGGGGCGGATCGACCTGGGCCTTGGCCGCGCTCCCGGCGCCGACCAGTTCACCGCCCGCGCACTGCGCCGCGACCGTCTGGGCAGCGCCGATGATTTCCCGGCGGACGTCGAGGAATTGCAGGCGCTGCTCGGACCGCGCCAGGCGCAACAGCAGGTGATCGCCATGCCCGGCGTCGACAGCCAGGTGCCGATCTGGTTGCTGGGATCGAGCCTGTTCAGCGCGCAACTGGCGGCGGCCAAGGGCCTGCCCTATGCCTTCGCCTCGCACTTCGCGCCACGCTTCATGCATGACGCGATCCGCCTGTACCGCGAGAACTTCCAGCCCTCCGCCGTGCTGGACAAGCCCTATGTGATGCTCGGCGTGCCGCTGCTGGCCGCCGACAGCGACGAACGCGCCGAGTACCTGGCCACCTCGGCCTACCAGCGCATCCTGGCGCTGGTACGCGGCCAGAGCCTGCTGCTGCGCCCTCCGGTGAACAGCATGCAGGGCCTGTGGCTACCCCACGAACAGGATGCGGTGGGCAACTTCCTCGGGATGGCCTTGATCGGCGGCCCGGAGAAGATCCGCGCACGCCTGGAGGTCCTGCTGGAGCAGACAGGGGCTGACGAGCTGATCTTCACCTGCGACTTCTACGAAACCACAGACCGCCACCGCGCCTTCGAGATCGTCGCCGGGCTGCGGCGGTAAGCGCCCGGTAGGGTGCGCCGTGCGCACCAACGCGCGGTGCATCGGTGCGCATGGCGCACCCTACGGTGGGCTCAACCGTCGCTCAGGCGAAAGCCGATTTTCACGGTGACCTGGAAGTGCGCCACCTTGCCCTGCTCGATATGCCCACGAATTTCCCCGACCTCGAACCAGTCGAGGTTCTGGTGGCTGCGGCCGGCTTCGCTGATGGCGTTCTGGATCGCTTCGTCGACGCTGTTGGGCGAAGAGCCGACAATCTCGATTTTCTTATAGATATGACTATTCGACATAAAAAATCCCTCTATTAGTGAATTGCCTGATAAAGGTCACCCAAACCAGCGGAAAGTGCAACACCCCCATCGCAGCCGCGGCGGCAGGCCGCAAGCCCCCCGAGTCAGGGCAGCAGGACCGTCGAACCGGTGGTCTGCCGTGCCGACAGGCGGCGCTGGGCCTCGGCGGCCTCGGTCAGGGGGAAGCGCTGGCCGATCTCGACCTCGATGGCACCACTGGCGATCAGTTCGAACAGTTCGTCGGCCATGGCTTGCAGGTGCGCAGGGCTGTCGGCGTAGCTGGCCAGGGTCGGCCGGGTGACGAACAGCGACCCCTTCTGCGCAAGGATGCCCAGGTTGACGCCAGTGACCGCCCCCGAGGCATTGCCGAAGCTGACCAACAGGCCACGCGGCGCCACGCAATCCAGCGAGGTCTCCCAGGTGTCCTTGCCCACCGAGTCGTAGACCACCGGGCACTTGCGCCCCTCGGTCAGCTCAAGCACGCGCTGCACCACGTCCTCGCGGCTGCTGTCGATGGTCGCCCAGGCCCCCAGTGCTTGCGCCCGCGCGGCCTTTTCCGCTGAACCGACCACACCGATCAGCCGCACCCCCAGCGCCCTCGCCCACTGGCAGGCGATGGAGCCGACACCACCGGCGGCGGCATGGAACAGCACGGTCTGGCCGGCTTCGAGACGCTGGGTCTGGCGCAGCAGGTAGTGCACGGTCAGGCCCTTGAGCATCACCGCCGCCGCCTGTTCGAAACCAATGGCCTCGGGCAGCCTGACCAGGTGCCGCGCCGGCAGGGTGTGGTACTCGCCATAGGCGCCGAGCGGGCCGGTGGCATAGGCAACGCGGTCCCCGGGCTGCCAGCCGCTGACACCTTCGCCGATCGCCTCGATCACCCCGGCGGCTTCGGTACCCAGGCCGGACGGCAGGCTGGGCGGCGCATACAGACCGTCACGGAAATAGGTGTCGATGAAGTTCAGGCCGACCGCGTGGTTGCGCACCAGCACCTCGCCCGGCGCGGGCGCCAGCGGGTCTACATCGACCTGTTCGAGAACCTCGGGACCGCCATGCCGGCTGAACTGGATACGCGTTGCCATATCGACTCCTTATCAAGAATGTTCTCGCGGGCCTGGCCCAGCCAGGGAAACCAGGCTGGATGTTATGCTTGCCGCCTGAAAATCGCACCCGCCGGCCGACCAAGGTGACCTGAGTGAACGACCGTATCGAATCCATCAAGACCTACCTGCTCGACCTGCAGGACCGCATCTGCGCCGCTCTGGAGGCCGAGGACGGTCGCGCGCGCTTCATCGAGGATGCCTGGCAGCGCCCTGGCGGCGGCGGCGGGCGGACGCGGGTGATCGAGAACGGCGCATTGGTCGAGAAAGGCGGGGTGAATTTCTCCCATGTGTTCGGTGCCGGGCTACCGCCCTCGGCCAGCGCCCATCGGCCGGAACTGGCCGGACGCGGCTTCCAGGCGCTCGGCGTGTCGTTGGTGATCCACCCGGAAAACCCGCATGTGCCCACTTCCCACGCCAACGTGCGCTTCTTCAGCGCCGAGAAGGAGGGAGAAGAGCCGGTCTGGTGGTTCGGCGGCGGCTTCGACCTGACGCCCTACTACGGCGTCGAAGAAGACTGCGTGCACTGGCACCAGGTCGCCCGCGCGGCCTGTGCGCCCTTCGGCGCCGATGTCTACCCGCGCTTCAAGGAATGGTGCGACCGCTACTTCCATCTCAAGCACCGCAACGAGCCGCGCGGCGTCGGCGGGCTGTTCTTCGACGACCTCAACCAGTGGGACTTCGACACCAGCTTCGCCTTCCTGCGCGCCATCGGCGATGCCTACCTGGAGGCTTATCTGCCGATCATCCAGCGACGCAAGTCGACACCCTTCGACGAAGCGCAGCGCGAATTCCAGGCGTTCCGCCGTGGGCGCTACGTGGAATACAACCTGGTCTACGACCGTGGCACCTTGTTCGGCCTGCAATCGGGTGGACGCACCGAGTCCATCCTGATGTCGCTGCCGCCCATCGTGCGCTGGGGCTACGACTGGAAGGCCGAGCCAGGCACGCCCGAGGCACGGCTGACCGAGTACTTCCTGCAGGAGCGTGACTGGCTCGGCGAGGCGGGCCTGTGATGGACCGTTACGGCGTCTTCGGCAACCCCATCGGGCACAGCAAGTCCCCGCAGATCCACCGCCTGTTCGCCGCGCAGACCGACCAGTCGCTCAGCTACGAGGCGCTGCTGGCGCCACTGGACGACTTCGCCGGCTTCGCCCGCGACTTCTTCCGCCAGGGCCTGGGCGCCAACGTCACGGTGCCATTCAAGGAGCAGGCCTACCGCCTGGCCGACCAGCTGAGCGAGCGCGCCCGCCGTGCCGGCGCGGTGAACACCCTGAAGAAACTCGACGACGGCCGCCTGCTCGGCGACAACACCGACGGCGCCGGGCTGGTCGCCGACCTGCTGGACAACCGTGTCGCCATCGAAGGCCAGAGCGTACTGCTACTGGGTGCCGGTGGCGCGGTGCGCGGCGTGTTGGAGCCCTTGCTGGCACAGCGCCCAGGCCGTCTGGTGATCGCCAACCGCACACACGCCAAGGCCGAGGAACTGGCCGAAGCCTTCGCCAGCCTGGGCGAGGTGTCGGCCAGCGGTTTCGATGAATTACAGGCACCGTTCGACCTGATCATCAACGGCACCTCGGCCAGCCTCGGCGGCGAGCTGCCGGCCATCGCCCGCGACGTGATCCGACCTGGCCACAGCGTCTGCTACGACATGATGTACGCCAAGGAGGCGACCGCCTTCAATCGCTGGGCCGCCGAGCAAGGCGCCGCCACGACCCTGGACGGCCTGGGCATGCTGGTCGGCCAGGCCGCCGAGGCGTTCCAGCTCTGGCGCGGCGTGCGTCCGGACAGCACGCCGGTACTGGCTGAACTGCGTCGGCAACTGATGGAGGGATGACGATGGACGTGCGTGTACGGGGCTACCATGCCCATGTCTACTTCGACGCCGACAGCCTCGAGCAGGCGCGCAGCCTGTGCGAGGAAGCGGCACGGCAGTTCCCGCTGCGCATGGGCCGCGTCCACCAGCAGCCGGTCGGGCCGCACCCCGACTGGAGCTGCCAACTGGCCTTCCGTGCCGAGCTGTTCGCCCAGGTGATCCCATGGCTGATGCTCAACCGCCAGGGCCTGACCATCCTGATCCACCCGATCACCGGCAACGACCTGCGCGACCACCGCGACTACCCGATGTGGATGGGCGCCATGCGCCCGCTGGACCTGTCGGTACTCAGCGACCGGGACGATGTGGAATACGAGCTTTGAGCTGCAAGCTGATCCTGCTGATAACGTTTCTCGATTGATGTAGTCTTGCGCGCCTATCGCCCGAGCGGGCAGGCACGACAAGGCAGGATCATGTCCCGTAGCGACTCAGCCGATCTGCTGGCAAGCTTCCAGGAGCATTACGATGACCTCCTGCGCTTCCTCGCCCGCCGCCTGGGCGATGTGGAGTGTGCGGCGGATGTCGCCCAGGACGCCTACCTGCGCCTGGCCCGCCTGCAGCCCGGCACACCGATCGATGAGCCGCGCGCCTATGTCTTCCGCGTCGCCGGCAACCTGGCCATCGACCACCTGCGCAAAGAGCGGCGCCTGGCCGGCCTGCACGCCGATGAGCTGGAGGCGGCGGATATCCACGATCCCTGCTCAGGCCCAGAAAGTGCCCTGGCCGCCAGCCAGAGCCTGGCACAACTGGATGCCGCTCTCGACCAGTTGCCCGCCAATGCCCGCCTGGCGCTGCTGCTCAACCGGCTGGAAGGGCTGACCCATACCCAGATCGCTACGCGCCTCGGCGTCTCCGAAAGCATGGTGGGCAAGTACATCGTCCAGGCCATGCGCCATTGCCATGCCTGGCGTCGGCAGAGGGACAGCCAGTGAGCGAGCATCTGACACAGGAGCAGGCGACACTCGAAGACCAGGCCATCGAGCGCCTGGTGCACCTGCACTCGGGCCGCGCCACGGCGGCTGACCGGCAGGCCTTCGCGCACTGGAGCCAACTCAGCGACGCCCACCGGGCAGCCGCACAGGGCGCCCAGTCCCTGTGGGACGACCTTCCACAAACCGAAGCAGCCAGGCACTTCGTCCCACCGGCGCCACGCCGAACACGCCGCCGCCTGCTCACAGTGGCCCTGGCGGCATCGCTGGCCATCGTAGTCGTCGGTGGCGCTCTGCTCGACCCACTGGTGACACTGCGGGCCGACCACGTCACCACCGTTGGCGAGCGCCGCCAACTGCACTTGCAGGACGGCAGCCAGCTCTGGCTGAACAGTGCTTCCGCCGTCGCCATCGACTATTCCCCGGGCAGCCGCACGGTCCGGTTGCTCAAGGGAGAGGCGTTGTTCGACGTGGCCAAGGACGCCACCCGCCCCTTCATCGTGCAGGCCGGGGATGGCAGCGTGCGCGCCGTGGGTACGCGTTTCGACGTTGACCTGCACGCTCGACACACCGACGTGGTGGTGAGCGAAGGCATCGTCGAAGTGACCTCGGGCAAGCAGACGGCCGTACGGCTGGTCGCCGGACAGGGCGTGACCTACCAGGCTGGACAACCCCTGGGCGCATTGCGCCAGGTGGACGCTCAGGACAGCACCGCCTGGCAACGCGGCAAACTGATCTTCAACCGCCGCCCGCTGGGCGAGGTACTGGCCGAACTGGAGCGCCACCTGCCCGGCAAGCTCCACCTCACCGATGACGCATTGCGCGGGTTGCGCATCAGCGGCGTATTCGAGCTGGACGACCCGCAAGCCGCGCTGCGCACCCTGGAGCAGACTCAGCCACTGAGCATCACCCGCCTGCCACTGCTGACGCTGATCCGTCCTAAACCCTGATCAGCGAGTTCACCGCTGGCGCCTGAAAAATTTTCGATCCGCCACGGCAAGGTCGACCAGGCTGTTTCGTCGTAGGCATGAAGCGCGAAGTATTCGTATTTATCGCGCCATCGCCAACCCGCACAAGACAGGGCCAACCATGCACGACCAACCCACCCGCTCATTGCGCCGCGCCATCGCCTTCGCCACCCTGCTCGGCTGCACTCTGCCTGCCCTGGCGGCAGAACAGCCAGCACGCTTCGATATCCCCGCCCAGCCGCTGGACAGCGCCCTGACCCGCTTCGCTGACCAGGCCGGGCTGCGCATCCTGTTCACCTCCGACGACGTCGCCGGCCTCGACGGCAACCCCCTGAACGGCAGTTTCCCACCCAGCCAGGCGCTGCAACGGCTACTGCAAGGCAGCGGCTACGGCTTCCAGTTCGTCGACGAAAAGACCCTGACCCTGCGCAAGCTGCAGGAGGGCAGCGGGCCGGTGGAGCTGGATGCGACCCGTATCGACAGCTCAGCGACTCCTCGGCTCATGAGCGAAGGCAGTGGCTCTTATGCATCCACGGCGGCCAGCATCATGAAGGGCGCAAGGTCCCTCAAGGAGATTCCACAGTCCGTTACCGTCATGACACGCAAGCGACTGGATGACCAGCGGCTGGATACCGTCACAGAGGCACTGGCCAATACACCGGGTATCGTATTGATCCGGCGCCCGAACGGAGGCAGTGACATCTATGCTCGTGGCTACCTGACAGAGTCGCTTCAGTACGACGGTGTTCCCATGTTGCGCTATCACAATTGGGGGAATTCACTGTCCGCAAGCGCCGTCCACCTTGATCGGATAGAGGTCCTGCGTGGCGCATCAGGGCTGCTCGAAGGTGCCGGACATCCGGCAGGATCGGTGAACCTGGTACGCAAGAGAGGGTTGGCTGACAACGCGCTCAGTCTGGAAGCACGCGCAGGCTCCTGGGATACCTACGGCACGCGTATCGATACCGGAGGCCCCTTGAACGAAACGGGCACCTTACGCTCCCGGATAGTCGTCGATTACCAGGATGGGCATTCCTTCCTCGATTCGGTATGGGACAAGGACGCCAATGCCTATGCGGCCCTCGATCTCGATGTTTCACCCAATACGGTGATTGGCCTGGGGTTCTCGTATGCCCGCCTGAATGGCAACAGCGCCTTGTATAGCGGAGTGCCCCGCTACGCGGATGGCCGTTCACTGGGTCTATCCAGATCGGCCTATCTCTCCCCGGGCTGGAACGAGGCAACTCGCCGTGAAAAGCAGACCTTCATCGACCTTGAACACAGGTTGAATGCCGACTGGAGCTTCAAGAGCACGGCCGTTTTCATCCAGGAGAGCTATGACGCCATCGAGTCCCACGCGAATGGACTGGTGGCCCTGGGCGGCAACACCGTCAGCGGGCCAGGCTTCGATTATTCGGACTCGGCAAAAAGCCACGGCCTGGACATGAACCTTACAGGAAACCTGCAATTGTTCGGCCTCGCCCACGATCTGGTCCTGGGCGGCAACTATTCCAGACAGGAACGGGACGACGGCTATAGCCAGTACTGGGGCTACGCCACCTATAACGTCTTCGATCCGAGACACAATCCGCCACGCCTTGAACAGTCGACCCCGACCGCGATCCTCGAGCAGGATACCGATACAGAACAACGCGGCCTGTACGGCATGCTACGCAGCCACCTGACAGACAAACTCACCCTCAACCTGGGCGCACGGGTGAGTTGGTACGCGTTCGACTCGGAGACGACCATATTGAATGCTGCCAGCACATCGCGCTCGTCCCTGGAAGAAAATGGCGAGTTCACGCCCTATGCCGGACTGGTGTACGCCTTGACGCCTCAGTGGTCGGCGTATGCCAGTTATACGGAAATATTCAGCCCCCAGACTTCGACCGATGCCCAGTTCAGGATACTGCCGCCCATGACCGGCATTGCCTATGAAACAGGAGTGAAAGGCGAGCATTTCGATGGAGACCTCAACACTTCTCTGGCCATCTACCG is part of the Pseudomonas sp. ABC1 genome and encodes:
- a CDS encoding LLM class flavin-dependent oxidoreductase; translated protein: MSNLEQVRFSALELAPVRDDGNARQALYNALALARHVESLGFERLWVAEHHNMDGIASSATAVLIGYLAAGTERIRLGSGGIMLPNHAPLVIAEQFGTLEALYPGRIDLGLGRAPGADQFTARALRRDRLGSADDFPADVEELQALLGPRQAQQQVIAMPGVDSQVPIWLLGSSLFSAQLAAAKGLPYAFASHFAPRFMHDAIRLYRENFQPSAVLDKPYVMLGVPLLAADSDERAEYLATSAYQRILALVRGQSLLLRPPVNSMQGLWLPHEQDAVGNFLGMALIGGPEKIRARLEVLLEQTGADELIFTCDFYETTDRHRAFEIVAGLRR
- a CDS encoding dodecin; this encodes MSNSHIYKKIEIVGSSPNSVDEAIQNAISEAGRSHQNLDWFEVGEIRGHIEQGKVAHFQVTVKIGFRLSDG
- a CDS encoding TonB-dependent receptor; translated protein: MRHTPSPLARAIRGTRLALLAGIGLGPLALPLPAIAAEQAAHPHFSVPSGSLDQVLGQFGRQAGIPLSANSALTTGKSSPGLNGQYSVEDGLARILANTGLRATRQADGSYQLQLDKASSTAQTLQLDATAISGKAPGSTTEGTGSYTTWSASSATRLNLSPQETPQSVTVLTRQRMDDQKLDNMIDVLGATAGVIVQNASVGADSPDFMARGSIINNFQIDGVPTSSLLSNDLHSTAIYDRVEVVRGATGMMSGLGTPSATVNLIRKRPTYDPQVGFTAEAGNWERYGSGMDVSGPLNESGNIRGRLVVDYKHQHAWVDRYEQESFVLYGISEIDLSDTTLLTLGFSHLTRDSNSQFRATPLFFSNGQKVGFGASDYKWPKWNHYDQELNNAFVSLEQQLGSSWSGKVELNYTQNEYDALLTNIRGSIDQATGTGATLWPGRWISNSEQLSLDAYATGAFSLFGREHELISGVTLSDLWAKGPAYGLSPSYDRNIPNFLDIGAMPKPDFIDYGNNVRNEFQYSAFASSRFQLTDSTDLLLGGRVIDWRRIMEYPGAADVRSRESGVFIPYVGIVQTLDDTWSLYASYTKIFQPQEDYVIEYNGTPLEPEEGTSYEAGIKASFKDGRLTSSLSVFKNEQENLAIWNNDTLIYDVSDAATTKGVELELNGELAEGWQLTSGYSYSVTTDKDNNRILSRLPRHNLKTFTTYRLPGALSKLTVGGGVNWQSRIGEDQYWQESYALVNLMARYAITDNLSGSVNLNNVFDKEYYSYVYAYGLHGAPRNFMFSLKYSY
- a CDS encoding sigma-70 family RNA polymerase sigma factor, whose translation is MSRSDSADLLASFQEHYDDLLRFLARRLGDVECAADVAQDAYLRLARLQPGTPIDEPRAYVFRVAGNLAIDHLRKERRLAGLHADELEAADIHDPCSGPESALAASQSLAQLDAALDQLPANARLALLLNRLEGLTHTQIATRLGVSESMVGKYIVQAMRHCHAWRRQRDSQ
- a CDS encoding aminopeptidase — protein: MPYPPYPLMRLTRFCLPSLFILLAGCSSYYGQLATGQLELLRQRQPVATLVDDPGTAPALRERLANAQEARRFASERLALPDNGSYRQYADLGRPYVVWNLFATPEFSVEPLTRCFPIAGCVAYQGYYRQGAARGRAAMLRQQGFDTHVAGVEAYSTLGWFDDPLLNTMLRRNDEQLAGLIFHELAHQRLYVRDDTTFNESYASFVEQQGLHEWRQQQGLPEHDQAAREASRQVIELLLDSRERLRRLYAQPHDETRMRQLKQTEFDRLRTAYRHLREHQEQPLPGLDRWFQQPLNNATLLPFGLYDRWVAAFARIFEQSRGDWREFHQRVESLAAMPLEQRNGRLRELLATDLQGERP
- the hemF gene encoding oxygen-dependent coproporphyrinogen oxidase translates to MNDRIESIKTYLLDLQDRICAALEAEDGRARFIEDAWQRPGGGGGRTRVIENGALVEKGGVNFSHVFGAGLPPSASAHRPELAGRGFQALGVSLVIHPENPHVPTSHANVRFFSAEKEGEEPVWWFGGGFDLTPYYGVEEDCVHWHQVARAACAPFGADVYPRFKEWCDRYFHLKHRNEPRGVGGLFFDDLNQWDFDTSFAFLRAIGDAYLEAYLPIIQRRKSTPFDEAQREFQAFRRGRYVEYNLVYDRGTLFGLQSGGRTESILMSLPPIVRWGYDWKAEPGTPEARLTEYFLQERDWLGEAGL
- a CDS encoding FecR family protein, which translates into the protein MSEHLTQEQATLEDQAIERLVHLHSGRATAADRQAFAHWSQLSDAHRAAAQGAQSLWDDLPQTEAARHFVPPAPRRTRRRLLTVALAASLAIVVVGGALLDPLVTLRADHVTTVGERRQLHLQDGSQLWLNSASAVAIDYSPGSRTVRLLKGEALFDVAKDATRPFIVQAGDGSVRAVGTRFDVDLHARHTDVVVSEGIVEVTSGKQTAVRLVAGQGVTYQAGQPLGALRQVDAQDSTAWQRGKLIFNRRPLGEVLAELERHLPGKLHLTDDALRGLRISGVFELDDPQAALRTLEQTQPLSITRLPLLTLIRPKP
- a CDS encoding NADPH:quinone reductase, whose translation is MATRIQFSRHGGPEVLEQVDVDPLAPAPGEVLVRNHAVGLNFIDTYFRDGLYAPPSLPSGLGTEAAGVIEAIGEGVSGWQPGDRVAYATGPLGAYGEYHTLPARHLVRLPEAIGFEQAAAVMLKGLTVHYLLRQTQRLEAGQTVLFHAAAGGVGSIACQWARALGVRLIGVVGSAEKAARAQALGAWATIDSSREDVVQRVLELTEGRKCPVVYDSVGKDTWETSLDCVAPRGLLVSFGNASGAVTGVNLGILAQKGSLFVTRPTLASYADSPAHLQAMADELFELIASGAIEVEIGQRFPLTEAAEAQRRLSARQTTGSTVLLP
- the aroE gene encoding shikimate dehydrogenase, encoding MDRYGVFGNPIGHSKSPQIHRLFAAQTDQSLSYEALLAPLDDFAGFARDFFRQGLGANVTVPFKEQAYRLADQLSERARRAGAVNTLKKLDDGRLLGDNTDGAGLVADLLDNRVAIEGQSVLLLGAGGAVRGVLEPLLAQRPGRLVIANRTHAKAEELAEAFASLGEVSASGFDELQAPFDLIINGTSASLGGELPAIARDVIRPGHSVCYDMMYAKEATAFNRWAAEQGAATTLDGLGMLVGQAAEAFQLWRGVRPDSTPVLAELRRQLMEG
- a CDS encoding DOPA 4,5-dioxygenase family protein, producing the protein MTMDVRVRGYHAHVYFDADSLEQARSLCEEAARQFPLRMGRVHQQPVGPHPDWSCQLAFRAELFAQVIPWLMLNRQGLTILIHPITGNDLRDHRDYPMWMGAMRPLDLSVLSDRDDVEYEL
- a CDS encoding DUF1161 domain-containing protein — translated: MTRWTCTLLLTLATTSAFAAPKPCEELKAEIEAKIQANGVPSYTLEIVDNADVGDQGMVVGSCDGGTRKIIYQRND